A region from the Deinococcus sp. QL22 genome encodes:
- a CDS encoding acyl-CoA dehydrogenase family protein produces MTVFDVSPRTTDLRSRLTKFMTDYVYPNEAEFDRQVNTGSRWEHIQLIEDLKPKAREVGLWNLFLPPASDPQGEYGPGLSNLEYAPLCEIMGRVWWAPEIFNCNAPDTGNMEVLARYGTPDQQAKWLRPLLNGEIRSAFSMTEPEVASSDATNIQSSIVRDGDEYVINGRKWWTSGAGDPRCQISIFMGKTDPEAAKHLQQSMILVPMDTPGVTVTRMLTVFGYDDAPHGHAEMTFENVRVPASNLLLGEGRGFEIAQGRLGPGRIHHCMRLIGQAERALEFMVARAGARVAFGKPLAAHQHVRELIAQSRMEIDQARLLTLNAAHMMDTVGNKEARGQIAAIKVVAPNVALRVIDRAIQVFGGAGVSQHTPLAAMYAQARTLRLADGPDIVHTETVAKEELKRQGVDYRTGRN; encoded by the coding sequence ATGACCGTATTCGATGTTTCGCCGCGCACCACCGACCTCCGCTCGCGCCTGACGAAATTTATGACGGACTACGTGTATCCCAACGAGGCCGAGTTTGACCGTCAGGTGAACACGGGGAGCCGCTGGGAGCACATTCAACTGATCGAAGACCTGAAGCCTAAAGCGCGGGAAGTGGGGCTGTGGAACCTGTTCCTGCCGCCTGCCAGCGATCCGCAGGGCGAGTACGGCCCCGGCCTCAGCAATCTGGAATACGCGCCGCTGTGCGAAATTATGGGACGGGTCTGGTGGGCACCCGAAATCTTTAACTGCAACGCGCCCGATACGGGGAACATGGAAGTGCTGGCCCGCTACGGCACGCCCGACCAACAGGCCAAGTGGCTGCGGCCCCTGCTGAACGGCGAAATTCGTTCCGCCTTCTCCATGACTGAGCCGGAAGTGGCTTCCAGCGACGCGACTAACATCCAGAGCAGCATTGTTAGAGACGGCGATGAATACGTGATCAACGGGCGCAAATGGTGGACGAGCGGCGCGGGCGATCCTCGCTGCCAGATCAGTATTTTCATGGGCAAGACCGACCCGGAAGCGGCCAAGCACCTTCAGCAGTCCATGATTCTGGTGCCGATGGATACGCCCGGAGTGACCGTGACGCGCATGTTGACCGTGTTCGGCTACGACGACGCCCCGCACGGACACGCCGAAATGACCTTCGAGAATGTGCGCGTGCCAGCCTCTAATCTCTTGCTGGGCGAGGGACGCGGCTTCGAAATCGCGCAGGGACGGCTGGGGCCAGGGCGCATTCACCACTGCATGAGGCTGATCGGGCAGGCGGAACGGGCGCTGGAATTCATGGTGGCGCGGGCTGGGGCCCGGGTGGCGTTCGGCAAACCGCTGGCCGCTCACCAGCACGTGCGCGAACTGATTGCCCAGAGCCGCATGGAAATTGATCAGGCCCGCCTGCTGACGCTGAACGCCGCTCATATGATGGACACGGTGGGCAACAAGGAAGCGCGGGGGCAGATCGCGGCCATCAAGGTGGTTGCGCCCAACGTCGCTCTGCGCGTGATTGACCGGGCCATTCAGGTGTTCGGCGGCGCGGGCGTGAGCCAGCACACCCCGCTGGCCGCCATGTACGCGCAGGCCCGCACGCTGCGTCTGGCCGATGGCCCCGACATCGTGCATACCGAAACAGTGGCCAAAGAGGAACTGAAACGGCAGGGCGTGGATTACCGGACGGGGAGGAACTGA
- a CDS encoding SDR family oxidoreductase: MEFKGKIIVVTGAASGIGLALTQRFVQEGATVIASDLKAEAGAEKAAEAGARFVQADVGQEADVVRLIDDVLGNEGQIDLFCSNAGIAIGAGPETLDKHWDLIHRVNVMSHVWAARKLLPHYLERGEGYFLNTASAAGLLTELHSAPYAVTKHAALAFAEWLGITYRNRGIFVSALCPEGVWTPMIENAPILQQTAITTDELVEKTLAALRENRFLITTHEATLPAAQLRASDNEKWMGKMVRLREKAMGLLAGHEAIGGGEAAKAEAAQTAEAPRTEGSA; this comes from the coding sequence ATGGAGTTTAAGGGCAAAATCATCGTGGTGACCGGCGCGGCCAGCGGAATCGGTTTAGCTCTGACGCAGCGATTTGTGCAGGAAGGCGCAACCGTGATCGCCTCTGACCTGAAAGCGGAAGCGGGCGCGGAAAAGGCGGCGGAAGCCGGGGCACGCTTTGTTCAGGCCGACGTGGGGCAGGAAGCCGACGTCGTGCGCCTGATTGATGACGTATTGGGCAACGAAGGCCAGATTGACCTGTTCTGCTCGAACGCCGGAATTGCCATCGGGGCGGGGCCGGAAACGCTGGACAAGCACTGGGACTTGATCCACCGCGTGAACGTGATGAGCCACGTCTGGGCCGCCCGCAAACTGTTGCCGCACTATCTGGAACGGGGCGAAGGCTACTTCCTGAATACGGCGTCGGCGGCGGGCCTGCTGACCGAACTGCATTCCGCACCCTACGCCGTGACCAAGCACGCGGCGCTGGCTTTTGCCGAGTGGCTGGGGATTACCTATCGCAACCGGGGCATTTTCGTCTCGGCCCTGTGTCCGGAAGGCGTGTGGACGCCCATGATCGAGAACGCGCCGATTTTGCAGCAAACGGCGATTACCACGGATGAGTTGGTAGAAAAAACCTTGGCTGCCCTGCGCGAAAACCGTTTCTTGATTACCACGCACGAAGCCACGCTGCCCGCCGCGCAACTGCGGGCCAGCGACAACGAAAAATGGATGGGCAAAATGGTGCGCCTGCGCGAAAAAGCGATGGGCTTGCTGGCGGGACATGAGGCCATTGGTGGGGGAGAGGCGGCCAAAGCTGAAGCCGCACAGACGGCGGAGGCTCCGCGAACGGAAGGCAGCGCGTGA
- a CDS encoding phosphotransferase family protein — protein MSDTAPVRAGEELPLDALREALRGRVAGDVDALTVEQFPGGFSNLTYLVRLGEQGSVQKEYVLRRAPLGPVPKGAHDMAREFRLLERVHPVFPQAPKPALLVEDPAVLGSPFYLMERRNGLIVRDRVPPELAQIPDAPQKLSFALANTLAALHAVDIEAAGLGDIGRAAGFNGRQVEGWAGRWRRARTEDLPPVSELRDELVIGWLTAHTPAESAHTLVHNDFKLDNLMVDPADPAHVTALLDWEMTTVGDPLADLGLTLTYWAMPEQPGGKQSRVGAAASAEGFLTREGFLERYAAQSGRDVSGVLWYEVLGHFKLAVIVQQIYARYRAGQTGDPRFAPLGQQAAWLMGEAWRRINATAGAAAGAEFVPEVIPDE, from the coding sequence GTGAGTGACACGGCTCCGGTGAGAGCAGGGGAAGAACTACCGCTGGACGCCCTGCGTGAGGCCTTGCGCGGGCGGGTAGCAGGCGACGTTGACGCCCTAACCGTCGAACAATTTCCGGGCGGATTTTCTAATTTGACCTACTTGGTTCGCTTAGGAGAACAGGGCAGCGTTCAAAAAGAATATGTCCTGCGCCGCGCTCCGCTGGGGCCTGTGCCCAAGGGGGCGCACGACATGGCCCGCGAATTCAGACTGCTGGAGCGGGTGCACCCGGTGTTTCCGCAAGCGCCTAAGCCCGCCTTATTGGTAGAAGACCCGGCGGTGTTAGGCTCGCCCTTCTACCTGATGGAACGCCGAAACGGGCTGATCGTGCGTGACCGCGTGCCACCCGAACTGGCTCAAATTCCCGATGCCCCGCAAAAGCTTTCCTTTGCGCTGGCCAATACTTTGGCTGCCTTGCACGCGGTGGACATCGAGGCGGCCGGCCTGGGCGACATAGGGCGGGCCGCCGGATTCAATGGGCGGCAGGTGGAAGGCTGGGCCGGACGCTGGCGCAGGGCCAGAACCGAAGATTTGCCGCCCGTGAGCGAATTGCGGGACGAACTCGTGATCGGCTGGCTCACCGCCCACACCCCTGCCGAGAGCGCCCATACCCTCGTTCACAACGATTTCAAGCTGGACAATCTGATGGTTGACCCTGCTGACCCGGCACACGTGACGGCGCTGCTGGACTGGGAAATGACCACCGTGGGCGACCCACTGGCCGATTTAGGGCTGACACTGACGTACTGGGCAATGCCGGAGCAACCGGGCGGCAAGCAGAGCCGAGTGGGAGCAGCTGCCAGCGCCGAGGGCTTTTTGACCCGTGAGGGCTTCCTAGAGCGCTACGCTGCACAGTCCGGGCGCGACGTGTCGGGCGTGCTGTGGTACGAGGTGTTGGGCCATTTCAAGCTGGCCGTGATCGTGCAGCAGATTTACGCCCGCTACCGTGCCGGGCAAACTGGGGATCCCCGCTTTGCCCCTCTGGGCCAGCAGGCCGCGTGGCTGATGGGCGAGGCATGGCGCCGAATCAACGCGACGGCGGGCGCGGCGGCGGGCGCGGAATTCGTGCCAGAAGTTATTCCAGATGAGTGA
- a CDS encoding histidine phosphatase family protein, which produces MSELILVRHGQATPFEADTDRLSPLGEAQARAVGVHLAASGLQPTDVICGPLVRQRESARLAHAAGGGDWPAITTDSRLAEYDGDGMMHHLAPVLAAQNSEFAALLDAFQTHRDSPERNRHFQRMLEPLTDAYLRGEATHAEVETWADFRGRVRAFLRALLGGQSGRTVLLFTSGGVIGVTVAAILQAPDASALALNWRVRNASLTRLTYGSGRASLDSFNETAHLPSELQSWR; this is translated from the coding sequence ATGAGTGAACTGATTCTCGTGCGGCACGGGCAGGCCACCCCGTTTGAAGCCGACACAGACCGCCTTTCCCCGCTGGGTGAAGCGCAGGCGCGGGCGGTGGGTGTGCATTTGGCGGCGTCTGGACTGCAGCCCACCGATGTCATTTGCGGCCCGCTGGTTCGCCAACGCGAAAGCGCGAGGCTGGCACACGCGGCGGGTGGGGGAGACTGGCCCGCCATCACCACCGATTCACGACTGGCGGAATACGACGGCGACGGCATGATGCACCATCTCGCCCCCGTGCTGGCCGCACAGAATTCAGAGTTTGCGGCGTTGCTGGACGCTTTCCAGACTCACCGCGATTCCCCGGAACGCAACCGCCATTTTCAGCGGATGCTGGAGCCGCTGACCGACGCCTATTTGCGCGGCGAAGCGACCCATGCAGAGGTAGAAACGTGGGCGGACTTTCGGGGTCGGGTGCGGGCCTTCTTGCGAGCCTTGTTGGGCGGGCAATCCGGACGCACCGTGCTGCTCTTTACCAGCGGCGGCGTGATTGGCGTCACGGTGGCCGCCATCTTGCAAGCCCCCGATGCTTCTGCTCTCGCCCTGAATTGGCGGGTACGCAATGCCAGCCTGACCCGGCTCACTTACGGCAGTGGGCGGGCCAGCTTGGACAGCTTCAACGAGACGGCTCACCTGCCCTCAGAATTGCAGAGTTGGCGCTAG
- a CDS encoding molybdopterin-dependent oxidoreductase: MTAPAPLLAATLPADGTYHRACNLCEAICGLTLTVQGGHVTDVRGDPLDPLSKGHICPKGVALPDLHADPDRLKRPLRRDGDTWTEMDWDEALDYVAERLKAVRKQYGADAVAAFQGNPSVHNSGTLLSAGAFLKALDTRNRFTATSIDQLPHHFAAAEMFGHPLLMPVPDVDRTDFFLMLGANPAASNGSIMTAPGIRERLKGIRERGGQVILIDPRRTETAAHTTEYHPIRPGSDAFFLFALLHVILEERLERLGHLAEFSDGLEALRTAAQPFSPERVARRTGIAAATTRTLARALASAQRGAVYGRIGLSIQEFGGLCQWLVNVLNAVTGHLDSEGGMMFTKPAFDLLMRARRGETHHGRYGSRVRGLPEFDHELPNVVMAEEMTTPGEGQVRALVTVAGNPVLSTPDGAALDAALSGLDFMVSIDLYLNETTRHAHVILPPAFGVEVAHYDVIFHHLAVQNTARYSEPVFPIGSDQRFDYQIFGGLTERLTGKAGSPPEARLDLGLRHGPYKTSLEALKAEPHGVDYGPLQPCFPERLLTATGRVNLAPAPMLADVPRLEAVLDAPVPELVLIGRRQLRSNNSWMHNTPRLMRGPNRCTLLLSRADAAKRGLVDGQQVEVRSRVGSVTVPLELTDDLMPGVACLPHGFGHSRPGIRQGVAAAHAGASLNDLTDRQRIDALTGNAAVNGTTIEVFAVAEASLGESAAD, encoded by the coding sequence ATGACCGCACCCGCTCCCCTGCTTGCCGCCACACTGCCTGCCGACGGCACTTACCACCGCGCCTGCAACCTGTGTGAAGCCATTTGCGGCCTGACCCTGACGGTGCAGGGGGGCCACGTGACCGATGTGCGCGGCGATCCCCTTGACCCGCTGAGCAAAGGCCATATCTGCCCGAAAGGGGTGGCCCTGCCCGACCTGCACGCCGACCCAGACCGCCTGAAACGTCCCCTCCGCCGTGACGGCGACACCTGGACGGAGATGGATTGGGATGAGGCGCTGGACTATGTAGCGGAGCGCTTGAAGGCGGTGCGCAAACAGTACGGGGCCGACGCAGTGGCAGCTTTTCAGGGCAACCCGAGTGTGCATAACAGCGGCACGCTCCTGTCTGCGGGCGCATTCCTGAAGGCGCTGGACACCCGCAACCGGTTTACGGCCACCAGCATCGATCAATTGCCTCACCATTTTGCCGCCGCCGAAATGTTCGGGCATCCGCTGCTGATGCCTGTTCCCGATGTAGACCGCACCGATTTTTTCCTGATGCTGGGGGCCAATCCAGCGGCCAGCAACGGCAGCATCATGACCGCGCCGGGCATTCGGGAGCGCCTGAAGGGGATTCGGGAACGCGGCGGACAAGTGATTCTGATTGACCCACGCCGCACTGAAACTGCTGCCCACACCACCGAATATCACCCGATTCGACCCGGCAGCGACGCCTTTTTCCTGTTCGCACTGCTGCATGTGATTCTGGAAGAACGGTTGGAACGCTTAGGCCACCTGGCCGAATTCAGCGATGGACTGGAAGCACTGAGGACGGCGGCCCAGCCCTTCTCGCCCGAACGGGTAGCGCGGCGCACAGGCATTGCCGCCGCCACGACGCGCACGCTGGCCCGCGCACTGGCCTCTGCTCAGCGCGGCGCAGTCTACGGGCGTATCGGCCTCAGCATTCAGGAATTTGGCGGGCTGTGTCAGTGGCTCGTAAACGTGCTGAACGCGGTGACGGGCCATCTGGACTCCGAGGGCGGCATGATGTTCACCAAGCCTGCTTTCGACCTGTTGATGCGGGCGCGGCGCGGCGAAACCCATCACGGGCGTTACGGCTCGCGGGTGCGCGGCTTGCCAGAATTTGACCATGAACTGCCGAACGTGGTGATGGCCGAGGAAATGACGACGCCCGGCGAGGGTCAGGTGCGGGCGTTGGTGACGGTGGCGGGCAATCCGGTGCTGTCTACCCCCGACGGCGCAGCGCTGGACGCGGCCCTGAGTGGGCTGGACTTTATGGTCAGTATTGACCTGTACCTGAATGAAACGACCCGGCACGCTCACGTGATCTTGCCGCCTGCCTTTGGGGTGGAAGTCGCTCATTACGACGTTATTTTTCATCATCTGGCGGTGCAAAATACAGCCCGCTATTCCGAACCCGTGTTCCCGATTGGCTCCGACCAACGCTTTGATTACCAGATTTTTGGCGGCCTGACCGAGCGCCTGACCGGAAAGGCTGGCAGCCCGCCCGAAGCGCGGCTAGATTTGGGCTTGCGGCACGGCCCCTACAAGACCAGTTTGGAAGCGCTGAAAGCCGAGCCACACGGCGTAGATTACGGCCCGTTGCAGCCCTGCTTCCCCGAACGCCTGCTGACGGCTACTGGCCGCGTGAATCTGGCCCCTGCTCCTATGCTGGCCGATGTGCCGAGGTTGGAAGCCGTGCTGGACGCGCCCGTACCCGAACTGGTGCTGATTGGGCGGCGGCAACTGCGCTCCAACAACTCCTGGATGCACAACACCCCCCGGCTGATGCGCGGCCCCAACCGCTGCACGTTGTTGCTGAGCCGGGCCGATGCCGCCAAACGCGGATTGGTGGACGGCCAACAGGTCGAAGTGCGCTCGCGGGTGGGCAGCGTGACCGTACCACTGGAACTCACCGATGACCTGATGCCCGGCGTGGCGTGCTTGCCACACGGCTTTGGGCACAGTCGCCCCGGCATTCGGCAGGGGGTCGCCGCCGCCCATGCCGGAGCCAGCCTGAACGACCTCACAGACCGCCAACGTATAGACGCTTTAACCGGAAACGCAGCCGTGAACGGCACGACCATAGAAGTGTTTGCGGTGGCCGAGGCCAGCCTGGGGGAGAGCGCAGCAGATTGA
- a CDS encoding long-chain-fatty-acid--CoA ligase produces MTQDTLPTANGRYWPAHKPRSLTLPQTGLMHNLSVTAARYPSKTAMRFYGRETTYRELYESAQRLAGHLAAQGVGKGDRVAIWMQNSPAWAIAAHAVWQLGAVVVPLAPMLQAREFGFFLQDAGIRVGVVGAELYEKAKQGGLVHAVCANIMQGTQADRAGVPLPDGLDVNPELQADDVTLETALQAAPAPAAEVGPDDLSVMPYTSGTTGLPKGCMHTHGSVQANIFGAGVWIDGNVQDVFLASLPFFHVTGFINSLLAPLCSGATVVAMARWDRDAARTLIRENGVTLWTNTATMVIDMMASPNFNPADLNSIRNMTGGGASLPAAIGQRLLDLTGINFLEGYGLSETMAQSHSNPKTRPKLQCLGVPLFGVDARVIDLDTGAELPVGSVGEIVMRGAQVMQGYWNRPDATAEAFLELDGVRFFRSGDLGYMDDEGYFFFTDRLKRMVNVSGMKVWPAEVENALHAHPAVQEACVISVPDERTGERARALIVLKPGQTVTGPEIEAWGRTQMATYKVPRDYQFVDSLPRGPTGKVSWRPLQEAARAAMQAPQS; encoded by the coding sequence ATGACTCAGGACACTTTGCCCACCGCTAATGGCCGCTACTGGCCGGCCCACAAACCACGCAGTCTGACTCTGCCCCAGACCGGGTTGATGCATAACCTGAGCGTCACTGCGGCACGCTATCCCAGCAAGACAGCCATGCGGTTTTATGGCCGTGAGACGACTTACCGCGAGCTGTACGAGTCGGCCCAGCGCCTTGCTGGACACCTTGCTGCACAGGGCGTAGGTAAAGGTGACCGGGTAGCTATCTGGATGCAAAACAGCCCGGCGTGGGCCATTGCCGCACACGCTGTGTGGCAGTTGGGAGCCGTTGTCGTGCCGCTCGCGCCCATGCTTCAGGCGCGGGAATTCGGCTTCTTCTTGCAAGACGCTGGAATCCGGGTCGGTGTGGTGGGCGCGGAACTGTACGAGAAGGCCAAGCAGGGCGGATTGGTTCACGCTGTGTGCGCCAACATCATGCAGGGCACGCAGGCAGACCGGGCGGGGGTGCCTCTGCCCGACGGCTTGGACGTGAATCCTGAATTGCAGGCAGACGACGTGACCCTGGAAACAGCGTTGCAAGCTGCCCCCGCCCCCGCTGCCGAAGTTGGCCCCGACGACCTGAGCGTGATGCCCTACACCAGCGGAACCACTGGCCTTCCCAAAGGCTGTATGCACACGCACGGCAGTGTGCAGGCCAACATTTTCGGCGCGGGAGTCTGGATTGACGGCAATGTGCAAGACGTGTTTTTGGCGTCGCTTCCATTTTTCCATGTCACTGGATTTATCAACAGTCTGCTGGCCCCGCTGTGTAGCGGCGCAACAGTGGTGGCGATGGCGCGTTGGGATCGGGACGCCGCCCGCACCCTCATCCGTGAGAACGGGGTTACTCTCTGGACGAACACTGCCACGATGGTCATCGACATGATGGCTTCGCCCAACTTCAATCCTGCCGATCTGAACAGCATTCGCAACATGACGGGCGGCGGTGCGAGCCTGCCCGCCGCGATTGGTCAGCGCCTTCTCGACCTGACAGGAATCAACTTTCTGGAAGGCTATGGCCTCTCTGAAACGATGGCCCAGAGCCACAGCAACCCCAAAACCAGACCCAAATTGCAGTGCCTCGGCGTGCCCCTGTTTGGCGTGGATGCCCGCGTCATCGACCTGGACACAGGTGCCGAGCTTCCGGTGGGCAGCGTGGGCGAGATCGTGATGCGCGGCGCACAGGTGATGCAGGGCTACTGGAACCGCCCGGACGCCACCGCCGAAGCCTTTCTGGAACTGGATGGCGTGCGGTTTTTCCGCAGCGGCGACCTCGGCTATATGGACGATGAAGGCTACTTCTTCTTCACCGACCGGCTGAAGCGCATGGTAAACGTGTCAGGCATGAAGGTGTGGCCCGCCGAGGTGGAGAACGCCCTGCACGCCCATCCCGCCGTGCAGGAGGCCTGCGTGATCTCGGTGCCTGACGAGCGGACTGGTGAACGTGCCCGCGCCCTGATCGTGCTGAAACCCGGCCAGACGGTCACAGGGCCAGAGATTGAGGCGTGGGGCCGGACTCAGATGGCGACTTATAAAGTGCCCCGTGACTACCAGTTTGTAGACAGTCTCCCGCGTGGCCCCACCGGAAAAGTGTCGTGGCGACCCCTGCAAGAAGCGGCGCGGGCGGCCATGCAAGCGCCGCAGAGTTGA
- a CDS encoding DUF2231 domain-containing protein: protein MTAQTFAQHDFLDQDSEINDQIEDALSQHDSLEAVADVLQRQLQAAERHLSPALIATLHGQPLGHPLHPILVHLPLGGWLVAGILDFYPGQKSAETEHAADLALLLGTVGAVGAIAAGWTDWANTRGEARRTGLIHGALNESAFFLNGASLLARRKGRRGLGKVLSGTALVLALGGGFLGGQLVYRHGLGVGKTLATPQG, encoded by the coding sequence ATGACCGCTCAAACCTTTGCACAACACGATTTCCTTGACCAGGACTCTGAAATCAACGACCAGATTGAAGATGCCCTGAGCCAACACGACTCGCTGGAGGCTGTGGCTGACGTGCTTCAGCGCCAGCTCCAGGCCGCCGAACGACACCTGTCGCCCGCTCTGATTGCCACGTTGCACGGTCAACCGTTGGGCCATCCCCTTCACCCAATTCTGGTGCATCTGCCGCTGGGGGGCTGGCTGGTCGCCGGAATACTAGATTTTTATCCGGGCCAAAAAAGTGCCGAAACAGAACACGCTGCCGACCTTGCCCTGTTGCTGGGAACGGTGGGTGCGGTGGGGGCCATTGCCGCAGGCTGGACGGATTGGGCCAATACTCGCGGCGAGGCCCGGCGCACCGGACTGATTCACGGTGCACTGAACGAAAGTGCCTTTTTCCTGAACGGTGCGTCGTTGTTGGCCCGCCGCAAAGGGCGCAGAGGCCTGGGTAAAGTGTTGTCTGGTACAGCGTTGGTGCTGGCACTTGGTGGCGGGTTCCTGGGCGGGCAATTGGTGTACCGACATGGCCTCGGCGTCGGCAAAACGCTGGCAACGCCACAAGGTTAG
- a CDS encoding diguanylate cyclase domain-containing protein, with protein MTADEWIEVIIRACLACDALLGLLLAAFAPRLRPGAPDQVTRMVRLTALVAALWAACLALAWPPSLPIFHLAASVTGVVAIGLVFALIRLLLRLPPVLTAEESVRDLLTGVLSRSGLLQAYRQLPAGTPVSVALIDVNGLKLMNDVQGHNTGDLFLHGIAQALTAASPAGSLIGRWGGDEFVTLTPSTSPEIVMDTLKLALRATPGARPGLPAFAFGVAGTHTPEPLERPIAVADERMYTFKQRQREIQVLHGGGKGPDSLEEYARQLDLLTTPEELLPLGLSLSLRLVGFEAAAYYGRVNGSFRLLNFSGDERLRDLHGQWSAHLDTGQGPVGEAVITRRTTWSADYQNDTRGLPECKVAGLRSVLATPVYDASRLTGILCLTSFEAWHAVTPQRRYLLERLAQHIGYALEGMQMHEEEKQQLEEGNQT; from the coding sequence ATGACGGCAGATGAGTGGATTGAAGTCATCATCCGTGCTTGTTTGGCCTGTGACGCTCTTTTGGGCCTGCTGTTGGCGGCCTTTGCTCCACGCCTCAGGCCCGGTGCGCCAGATCAAGTGACCCGGATGGTACGCCTGACGGCGTTGGTCGCGGCGCTCTGGGCGGCTTGCTTGGCGCTGGCTTGGCCGCCCTCGCTGCCTATTTTTCACCTGGCTGCCAGCGTGACTGGGGTGGTCGCCATCGGATTGGTATTTGCGCTCATTCGGCTGTTACTGCGCCTCCCACCTGTGCTGACCGCAGAGGAATCGGTGAGGGATTTGCTGACAGGGGTGCTGAGTCGGTCTGGACTTCTTCAGGCTTATCGGCAACTGCCCGCAGGAACGCCCGTGTCGGTGGCGCTGATCGACGTGAACGGCCTAAAGCTCATGAACGACGTACAGGGCCACAACACAGGCGACCTGTTTTTGCACGGCATCGCGCAGGCCCTCACTGCCGCTTCGCCTGCGGGGAGTCTGATCGGACGCTGGGGCGGCGACGAGTTCGTAACGCTTACTCCCTCTACGTCGCCTGAAATCGTGATGGACACGTTGAAATTGGCGCTGCGGGCAACGCCGGGAGCGCGGCCCGGTCTTCCGGCGTTTGCCTTTGGGGTGGCCGGAACCCACACGCCCGAACCCTTAGAAAGGCCTATCGCGGTGGCCGACGAGCGCATGTACACCTTCAAGCAGCGCCAGCGCGAGATTCAGGTATTGCACGGGGGCGGCAAAGGGCCAGACTCTTTGGAAGAATACGCCCGCCAGCTTGACCTGCTGACCACACCGGAAGAGTTGCTGCCGCTGGGCCTGTCTTTGTCGCTGCGGTTGGTGGGTTTTGAGGCCGCCGCCTATTACGGACGGGTAAACGGCAGCTTCCGGCTTCTCAATTTTTCTGGGGATGAACGCCTGCGCGACCTCCACGGGCAGTGGTCGGCCCACTTGGACACTGGACAAGGCCCGGTAGGCGAGGCGGTCATCACGCGGCGCACGACATGGAGCGCCGATTATCAGAACGATACGCGGGGTTTGCCGGAATGCAAGGTGGCGGGGTTAAGAAGTGTGCTGGCCACGCCTGTTTACGATGCCAGCCGTCTGACCGGGATTTTGTGTCTCACCAGTTTCGAGGCTTGGCACGCGGTCACGCCGCAGCGCCGTTATTTGCTGGAAAGATTGGCCCAACACATCGGCTACGCGCTAGAGGGCATGCAAATGCATGAGGAGGAAAAGCAGCAGCTAGAGGAGGGAAACCAAACTTGA